A genome region from Pongo pygmaeus isolate AG05252 chromosome 17, NHGRI_mPonPyg2-v2.0_pri, whole genome shotgun sequence includes the following:
- the LOC129018916 gene encoding small ribosomal subunit protein uS12-like encodes MYVFVCNTYIQYVICIHINMYIILIYHNNYDYGLLQGVKSKKSFFDQARGADRIGKCRGLRTARKLRSHRRDQKWHDKQYKKAHLGTALKANPFGGASHAKGIVLEKVGVEGKQPNSAIRKCVRVQLIKNGKKITAFVPNDGCLNFIEENDEVLVAGFGRKGHAVGDIPGVRFKVVKVANVSLLALYKGKKERPRS; translated from the coding sequence atgtatgtatttgtatgtaatacatacatacaatatgtaatatgtatacatattaatatgtatatcATATTAATATATCATAATAATTATGATTATGGACTTTTACAAggagtaaaaagtaaaaagtccTTTTTTGATCAGGCCCGTGGCGCCGACAGGATAGGCAAGTGTCGTGGACTTCGTACTGCTAGGAAGCTCCGTAGTCACCGACGAGACCAGAAGTGGCATGATAAACAGTATAAGAAAGCTCATTTGGGCACAGCCCTGAAGGCCAACCCTTTTGGAGGTGCTTCTCATGCAAAAGGAATTGTGCTGGAAAAAGTAGGAGTTGAAGGCAAACAGCCAAATTCTGCCATTAGGAAGTGTGTCAGGGTCCAGCTGATCAAGAATGGCAAGAAAATCACAGCCTTTGTACCCAACGACGGTTGCTTGAACTTTATTGAGGAAAACGATGAAGTTCTGGTTGCTGGATTTGGTCGCAAAGGTCATGCTGTTGGTGATATTCCTGGAGTCCGCTTTAAGGTTGTCAAAGTAGCCAATGTGTCTCTTTTGGCCCTATACAAAGGCAAGAAGGAAAGACCAAGATCATAA